A DNA window from Arcobacter sp. LA11 contains the following coding sequences:
- a CDS encoding ATP-grasp domain-containing protein, protein MKTLLILGAGPDQIPGILKAKEMGIYTIVLDGNENASGKDYSDEFYVVSIKHIEQIKSFIETKLSKKVDGVIAFGVDIPYIIAQTAEFLGVNYTIDLECAKLSENKFDSKEFMKENSIAIPSYKLVKSIKDIREFTQVYGFPIVLKPVDNSAARGISFIQDLENIEKYYDYALEFSNQKKVLVEKYLNGPQISTESFVIDGEIYNIGFSDRNYDDMENFLPNIIENGGDLPSLYMKENHKRELKEYLFLIAKKLNIKNGVIKGDIVIYEDELHIIEFALRLSGGNFSTVEIPESTGIDFIKIAIKLHMNMKVTKDELEYKRNDFISLRYRFVDKNHSGIIRSIDNLEYDKNILLSTFHAKVGDRVNSKTTDHSKRLGFALAKGDSREDAILNAQNFLEKVKITFE, encoded by the coding sequence ATGAAAACTTTACTTATTCTAGGAGCAGGACCTGATCAAATTCCAGGAATCTTAAAAGCAAAAGAGATGGGAATATATACTATTGTTCTTGATGGAAATGAAAATGCTTCTGGAAAGGATTATTCTGATGAATTTTATGTTGTTAGTATTAAACATATTGAACAAATAAAAAGTTTTATAGAGACAAAACTTTCAAAAAAAGTAGATGGTGTAATTGCTTTTGGAGTTGATATCCCATATATTATTGCTCAAACTGCGGAATTTTTAGGTGTGAACTATACAATAGATTTGGAGTGTGCAAAACTAAGTGAAAATAAATTTGACTCTAAAGAATTTATGAAAGAGAATAGCATTGCTATCCCTTCATATAAGCTTGTAAAAAGTATTAAGGATATAAGAGAATTTACTCAGGTATATGGTTTCCCTATTGTTTTAAAACCTGTTGATAATTCAGCCGCAAGAGGTATTAGTTTTATTCAAGATTTAGAAAATATTGAGAAGTATTATGATTATGCTTTAGAGTTTAGTAATCAAAAAAAAGTTTTAGTAGAAAAATATCTTAATGGCCCTCAGATTAGTACGGAATCTTTTGTTATAGATGGTGAAATATATAATATAGGCTTTTCTGATAGAAATTATGATGACATGGAAAACTTTTTACCTAATATCATAGAAAATGGTGGTGATTTACCATCGTTATATATGAAAGAGAATCATAAGAGAGAGTTAAAAGAGTATCTTTTTTTAATTGCTAAAAAACTAAATATAAAAAATGGTGTAATAAAAGGTGATATTGTAATTTATGAGGATGAACTTCATATTATAGAGTTTGCTCTTAGACTTTCAGGAGGTAATTTTTCAACTGTAGAGATTCCTGAATCTACAGGAATAGATTTTATAAAAATCGCTATAAAACTTCATATGAATATGAAAGTGACTAAAGATGAATTAGAATATAAACGAAATGATTTTATATCTTTAAGATATAGGTTTGTAGATAAAAATCATAGTGGTATAATTAGAAGTATTGATAATTTAGAGTATGATAAAAATATATTACTATCAACTTTTCACGCAAAAGTAGGAGATAGAGTGAATTCTAAAACAACAGATCACTCTAAGAGATTAGGTTTTGCATTGGCAAAAGGAGATAGTAGAGAAGATGCAATTTTAAATGCACAAAACTTTTTAGAGAAAGTGAAAATTACTTTTGAATAA